Proteins encoded in a region of the Mycobacterium branderi genome:
- a CDS encoding PIN domain-containing protein, whose translation MSVELLLDNSAFVRLASPALAERRAQEIADALEQRLIGVCLPFLLEAGYSARNATDHGELLNELMALPMLHIDTEVERRAIDAQRQLARAGHHRLPPVDLIIAALADRHSVGVLHYDHDYDTLAEKTDLRFPSVWLARRGSL comes from the coding sequence TTGAGCGTCGAGTTGCTGCTGGACAATTCAGCTTTCGTCCGCCTCGCATCGCCAGCGCTGGCGGAGCGCCGGGCACAGGAGATCGCCGACGCGCTCGAGCAGCGCCTGATCGGCGTCTGCCTGCCGTTCCTGCTCGAAGCCGGGTACTCGGCGCGCAACGCGACCGATCACGGTGAACTGCTGAACGAGTTGATGGCACTGCCGATGCTGCACATCGACACCGAGGTCGAGCGGCGTGCGATCGACGCACAGCGCCAACTCGCCCGGGCTGGGCACCATCGCCTGCCGCCCGTCGATCTCATCATCGCCGCGCTCGCGGATCGGCACAGTGTTGGTGTGCTGCACTACGACCACGACTACGACACCCTCGCAGAAAAGACCGATCTTCGCTTCCCAAGTGTCTGGCTGGCCAGGCGCGGAAGCCTTTGA